The proteins below come from a single Vidua chalybeata isolate OUT-0048 chromosome 1, bVidCha1 merged haplotype, whole genome shotgun sequence genomic window:
- the LOC128790030 gene encoding microtubule-actin cross-linking factor 1, isoforms 6/7-like, translating to MGNSVSRPSCLGEKSRRPEELLREPGLDAGQPPAGGGTEAWPGLLEKAPVPVENGWSPVPGATRSRPGSPVLRRSQSEVAVQNGGAAGVPVRGQVGGAAWTPPRAGVPRSTWSWKPVTTREVTEVTEVTETIVTEIVEVTEYPAGEKGGEPVVTRTVTVLTECMGELTAVGCAGHTDATEVSSRAVPVPEEAADRGQETLERLLAWVADMEELVSNQKPPSAEAKVVKAQLEEQKLLKRLLEERRPRVELVLQDRLTAQGEAAPEGSAGLLSLGERWDKLMQEAEARYGCLERILPAAQGFQEAVDAFQEWLGATERQLAQLWRADGCVGRVQDAHQQTQALCEEIRGRLGELDGALESGQRVLELVTGEEAQLTQEKMESLRMRYLIVGQSSADTAHRLGQTLEASSRLGTAPEDLALWLSRMEKELGEQESQQDGQEPSVTASDREKFEQVLESQLSRVAGLAERLEEIGRVQLDAEALRSQLSEQKLLSAEILHCRGLVERLLGFSEPLLRCCPEPLRQRLQPSAQALRERTEQLSLRSGACAVQLEHAQSLLTQFSEALEELLPWLEETQALGVQLSPNAISYEAFKEQQALLQSLREAIAEHRPLVGKLQRVSAQLLELSPEQGAPFQRRWQEVEEQYGHIRERVRQAAALLEDALPRYSQLSERMDLLLECLERLQSRLQSQPPVRGDAAHLREQIRENSLALGELEKLGVALEGIRAQGEELLATMQAVSSDAAARGIQERTAQLLSQWGCLRGRCQERERWLRELLALAERFWHGLSELAVALGDTQQLVLGLEEAGGEPEAIRTRLRTMQALREEIDALQGELDTLGSLGVELMASCGDPDKPDVTKSLDDLYSSWHSLSRVWTERNGRLEEQLQAALSYQDTMQRLLEWLDAAELRIAEEFLVGGDLDMVQQQLAELKEFKRELYQCKVDVESLRHQGGTGQGDPPAALSDFRQRWDHLEEEIVSRQHQLEAALLGLGQFQHQLAELLQWLSRTGEQLRGPAPLRPDLQSCEIELAKHKVLRTDVMSHARTVQSVTEAGQGLLLSSLGESVEGLQRSLQQLEQHWDLVRSETESRQLELENNLSQVQDITLEITELLQWLEQVELQLFCSKPAWGHPDVTKEKLNAHLELCRELEARAVTYRGLRERLQRLLDSCRAGRPCSTEHSLRLLEQKWESVQAEAQERKERLAEGLTVTTEFHGSAQELLRWVAHAEELLGSPAPPSFVLDTVTAQIQEHKALVKEANAHGEKLGGLEAVAARLKDFSRKQDGAVIQNLVLAARERLGKVLQRAAERGAVLEEARKRSKQFSESRRLLLDWMDEVEQSLEVPQDAATSQEEIKCQLAEHKAFQKLLRAKRPVYEATLRSGRALREGARLPQDLQPLEELLGELKERWDALCSHAAERQHKLEESLLFSGKFTDALQALMDWLYRAEPQLSEDVPVGGDRDLVGDLMDKHKVFQKELGKRASCIKTLKRSVRDLTRGSSSVDSQWLQRQVEELSTRWDLVCKLSLSKQARLEAALRQAEEFHSLVHSFLGRLTESEKTLKYGVFPEEEAAVQECQAQLQELMQSLQCQQLELECITSLGEEILTTCHPDSIITIKSWVTVAKSRFQEVLSWAQQQGERLRAQAAALAAEREETAQLLDWITAAEEALGLRDQEPLPEEAEPLEELSAQHAVFMEELNRKQPDVEKVTKSCKRKLAVDLGPPATRRLATRRRSGGKAQGTAAVPLGGLEPQTPLMAQLLHRWQQLWLLALDRQYRLETALQRLRELEEFAHFDFGVWRKRYMQWISQMKSRVLDVFRGIDRDQDGRISQREFIESVLASKFPTNVLEMNAVATIFDMNGDGFIDYYEFVSALHPNRDPLRRSADADQIQDEVNRQVAQCNCAKRFQVEQISANRYRFGESQQLRMVRILRSTLMVRVGGGWIALDEFLVKNDPCRVKGRTNLKINEKYLSSDVFGAAARCAGNQSAASSKVLSPSRSNSSLSLYSSASAPSSPLARKSVLRRTRSGDRCPRSRGSGLPDGAELQFSAAEESLAVAPPEPPEGSPPERCSPCR from the exons ATGGGGAATTCGGTGAGTCGGCCCAGCTGCCTGGGCGAGAAGAGCCGGCGGCCGGAGGAGCTCCTGCGGGAGCCTGGGCTGGACGCGGGGCAGCCACCCGCCGGAGGCGGCACGGAGGCCTGGCCGGGGCTGCTGGAGAAGGCGCCGGTGCCGGTGGAGAACGGCTGGAGCCCGGTGCCCGGTGCCACCCGGAGCCGGCCGGGCAGCCCGGTGCTGAGGCGCAGCCAGTCCGAGGTGGCGGTGCAGAACGGGGGCGCAGCTGGAGTTCCGGTGAGGGGGCAGGTGGGGGGAGCAGCCTGGACCCCGCCCCGGGCCGGCGTTCCCCGCAGCACCTGGTCCTGGAAACCCGTCACCACCCGGGAGGTGACGGAGGTGACGGAGGTGACCGAGACCATCGTGACGGAGATCGTGGAGGTGACCGAGTACCCGGCGGGTGAGAAGGGTGGCGAGCCCGTGGTCACCCGGACGGTCACCGTGCTGACGGAGTGCATGGGGGAGCTCACTGCTGTTGGCTGCGCCGGACACACGGATGCCACCGAG GTGTCCTcacgggctgtccctgtcccagaggaGGCAGCGGACCGGGGCCAGGAGACGCTGGAGCGGCTGCTGGCCTGGGTGGCCGACATGGAGGAGTTGGTGAGCAACCAGAAGCCGCCGTCGGCGGAGGCGAAGGTGGTGAAGGcgcagctggaggagcagaag ctcctgaagcGCCTGCTGGAGGAACGGAGGCCGCGTGTGGAGCTCGTCCTGCAGGACAGACTGACAGCACAGGGCGAGGCGGCGCCCGAGGGCAGTGCCGGCCTCCTCAGCCTCGGGGAGAGGTGGGACAAGCTGATGCAGGAGGCTGAAGCCAG GTACGGCTGCCTGGAGCGGATCCTGCCGGCAGCCCAGGGCTTCCAGGAGGCCGTAGACGCCTTCCAGGAGTGGCTCGGTGCCACAGAGCGGCAGCTGGCCCAGCTCTGGCGTGCCGACGGCTGTGTCGGCCGCGTGCAGGATGCCCACCAGCAGACCCAG GCCCTCTGTGAGGAGATCCGCGGGCggctgggagagctggatgGCGCCCTGGAGAGCGGGCAGCGGGTCCTGGAGCTGGTGACAG GGGAGGAGGCCCAGCTGACACAGGAGAAGATGGAGTCCCTGAGGATGCGGTACCTCATCGTGGGCCAGAGCAGCGCTGACACCGCTCACCGGCTGGGGCAGACCCTGGAGGCCTCGTCTCGCCTGGGCACGGCCCCTGAGGACCTGGCGCTGTGGCTGAGCCGcatggagaaggagctgggcgAGCAGGAGAGCCAGCAGGATGGCCAGGAGCCCTCAGTCACTGCCAGTGACAGGGAGAAG TTTGAGCAGGTCCTGGAGTCCCAGCTCAGCCGTGTGGCTGGGCTGGCTGAGCGGCTGGAGGAGATCGGCCGCGTGCAGCTGGATGCTGAGGCTCTCCGCTCGCAGCTCTCCGAGCAGAAG CTGCTCTCCGCCGAGATCCTGCATTGCCGGGGCCTGGTTGAGCGTCTGCTGGGGTTCTCGGAGCCGCTGCTGCGCTGCTGCCCCGAGCCCCTGCGGCAGCGCCTGCAG CCGTCGGCGCAGGCGCTGCGGGAGCGCACGGAGCAGCTGTCCCTGCGCAGCGGCGCCTGTGCCGTGCAGCTGGAGCACGCCCAGTCCCTGCTCACCCAGTTCTCCGAggccctggaggagctgctgccctggctggaggAGACGCaggccctgggggtgcagcTCTCCCCCAACGCCATCAGCTACGAGGCCTTCAAGGAGCAGCAGGCGCTGCTGCAG AGCCTGCGGGAGGCCATCGCCGAGCACCGGCCGCTGGTGGGGAAGCTGCAGCGCGTGTCGGcgcagctgctggagctgagcccagagcagggagccCCGTTCCAGCGGCgctggcaggaggtggaggagCAGTACGGCCACATCCGCGAGCGTGTGCGCCAGGCAGCGGCTCTGCTGGAGGATGCCCTGCCGCGATACAGCCAG CTGTCGGAGCGCATGGATCTGCTGCTGGAGTGCCTGGAGCGGCTGCAGAGCcggctgcagagccagcccccCGTCCGCGGCGACGCGGCCCACTTGAGGGAGCAGATCCGGGAGaacagcctggccctgggcgAGCTGGAGAAGCTCGGCGTGGCCCTGGAGGGCATCCGTGCACAGGGCGAGGAGCTGCTGGCCACCATGCAGGCGGTCAGCTCCGACGCCGCGGCCAGAG GGATCCAGGAGCGCACGGCgcagctgctgtcccagtgGGGCTGCCTGCGCGGCCGCTGCCAGGAGCGGGAGCGCTGGCTtcgggagctgctggcactggccgAGCGCTTCTGGCACGGCCTGTCTGAGCTGGCCGTGGCGCTCGGCGACacccagcagctggtgctggggctggaggaggccGGTGGCGAGCCCGAGGCCATCCGCACGCGGCTGCGCACCATGCAG GCGCTGCGGGAGGAGATCGACGCGCTGCAGGGCGAGCTGGACACGCTGGGCAGCCTGGGCGTGGAGCTGATGGCGTCCTGCGGGGACCCCGACAAGCCCGATGTCACCAAGAGCCTGGACGAT CTCTactcctcctggcacagcctgagccgGGTGTGGACGGAGCGGAACGGGCGCCTcgaggagcagctccaggccgCCCTCAGCTACCAGGACACCATGCAG cggCTGCTGGAGTGGCTGGATGCAGCCGAGCTGCGCATCGCCGAGGAGTTCCTGGTGGGAGGCGACCTGGAcatggtgcagcagcagctggcgGAGCTCAAG GAGTTCAAGCGGGAGCTGTACCAGTGCAAGGTGGATGTGGAGAGCCTGCGGCACCAGGGGGGCACGGGGCAGGGGGACCCCCCGGCCGCGCTCAGCGACTTCCGCCAGCGCTGGGACCACCTGGAGGAGGAGATCGTCAGCCggcag CACCAGCTGGAGGCAgcgctgctggggctggggcagttCCAGCACCAGCTGGCCgagctgctgcagtggctgaGCCGCACCGGGGAGCAGCtgcgcggccccgcgcccctGCGGCCCGACCTGCAGAGCTGCGAGATCGAGCTGGCCAAGCACAAG GTGCTGCGCACGGACGTGATGTCCCACGCCCGCACGGTGCAGTCGGTGAccgaggctgggcaggggctgctgctctccagcctggggGAGAGCGTGGAGGGGCTGCAGcgcagcctgcagcagctggagcagcactgggacctGGTGCGCAGCGAGACCGAGAGCcggcagctggagctggagaacaACCTCAGCCAG GTGCAGGACATCACGCTGGAGATcacggagctgctgcagtggctggagcaggtggagctgcagctcttctgctCCAAGCCGGCCTGGGGCCACCCGGATGTCACCAAAGAGAAGCTCAACGCGCACTTG GAGCTGTGCCGGGAGCTGGAGGCGCGGGCCGTGACCTAccgggggctgcgggagcggctGCAGCGGCTGCTGGACTCGTGCCGCGCCGGCCGGCCCTGCAGCACCGAGCACAGCCTGCGGCTCCTGGAGCAGAAGTGGGAGAGCGTCCAGGCCGAGGCCCAGGAGAGGAAG GAGCGCCTGGCCGAGGGGCTGACGGTCACCACCGAGTTCCACGGCTCCGCGCAGGAGCTGCTGCGCTGGGTGGCGCACGCCGAAGAGCTGCTGGGGTCCCCCGCGCCCCCCAGCTTCGTCCTGGACACCGTCACCGCCCAGATCCAGGAGCACAAG GCCCTGGTGAAGGAGGCGAACGCCCACGGGGAGAAGCTGGGCGGGCTGGAGGCCGTGGCCGCGCGCCTGAAGGATTTCAGCCGCAAGCAGGACGGGGCCGTCATCCAGAACCTGGTGCTGGCGGCCCGGGAGCGGCTGGGCAAGGTCCTGCAGCGGGCGGCCGAGCGCGGGGCCGTGCTGGAGGAGGCCCGAAAACGCAGCAAGCAG TTCAGCGAGTCCCGGCGGCTGCTCCTGGACTGGATGGACGAggtggagcagagcctggaggtGCCGCAGGACGCCGCCACCAGCCAGGAGGAGATCAAGTGCCAGCTGGCTGAGCACAAG GCATTCCAGAAGCTGCTGCGGGCCAAGCGGCCGGTGTACGAGGCCACGCTGCGGAGCGGGCGGGCGCTGCGGGAGGGGGCGCGGCTGCCCCAGGACCTGCAGccgctggaggagctgctgggggagctgaaGGAGCGCTGGGATGCGCTGTGCAGCCACGCCGCGGAGAG gcagcacaaGCTGGAGGAGAGCCTGCTCTTCTCGGGCAAGTTCACGGACGCGCTGCAGGCCCTCATGGACTGGCTGTACCGCGCCGAGCCGCAGCTCAGCGAGGACGTGCCCGTCGGAGGGGACCGCGACCTGGTCGGGGACCTGATGGACAAGCACAAG GTGTTCCAGAAGGAGCTGGGCAAGCGTGCCAGCTGCATCAAGACGCTGAAGCGCTCGGTGCGGGACCTGACGCgcggcagcagcagcgtggACTCGCAGTGGCTGCAGCGGCAGGTGGAGGAGCTCAGCACCCGCTGGGACCTGGTCTGCAAGCTCTCCCTGTCCAAGCAGGCCCGGCTGGAGGCTGCGCTGCGGCag GCGGAGGAGTTCCACAGCCTGGTGCACTCCTTCCTGGGGCGCCTGACCGAGTCGGAGAAGACCCTCAAGTACGGAGTGTTCCCCGAGGAGGAGGCGGCCGTGCAGGAGTGCCAGGCCCAGCTGCAG GAGCTGATGCAGTCcttgcagtgccagcagctggagctggagtgCATCACCTCGCTGGGGGAGGAGATCCTCACCACCTGCCACCCCGACTCCATCATCACCATCAAATCCTGGGTCACGGTCGCCAAGAGCCGCTTCCAGGAG gtgctgagctGGGCGCAGCAGCAGGGCGAGCGGCTGCGGGCGCAGGCGGCCGCGCTGGCGGCCGAGCGGGAGGAGACGGCGCAGCTGCTGGACTGGATCACGGCGGCCGAGGAGGCGCTGGGGCTGCGGGACCAGGAGCCGCTGCCGGAGGAGGCCGAGCCGCTGGAGGAGCTCAGCGCCCAGCACGCG GTGTTCATGGAGGAGCTGAACCGCAAGCAGCCTGACGTGGAGAAGGTGACCAAGAGCTGCAAGCGGAAGCTGGCGGTGGATCTGGGCCCCCCGGCCACCCGCCGACTGGCCACAC GTCGCCGCAGCGGCGGGAAAGCGCAGGGCACGGCGGCGGTGCCGCTCggggggctggagccccagacGCCCCTCAtggcccagctcctgcaccgctggcagcagctctggctgctggccctggacCGGCAGTACCGGCTGGAGACGGCCCTGCAGCGCCTGCGGGAG CTGGAGGAGTTCGCGCACTTTGACTTCGGGGTCTGGAGGAAGCGCTACATGCAGTGGATCAGCCAGATGAAGTCCCGCGTCCTGGACGTTTTCCGCGGCATCGACAGGGACCAGGACGGGCGCATCAGCCAGCGGGAATTCATCGAGAGCGTCCTTGCCTCCA AGTTCCCCACCAACGTCCTGGAGATGAATGCCGTGGCCACCATCTTCGACATGAACGGCGACGGCTTCATCGACTACTACGAGTTCGTCAGCGCTCTGCACCCCAACCGGGACCCGCTGCGCCGCTCCGCCGACGCCGATCAGATCCAGGACGAG GTGAACAGGCAAGTGGCCCAGTGCAACTGCGCCAAGCGCTTCCAGGTGGAGCAGATCAGCGCCAACAGGTACCGG TTCGGGGAGTCCCAGCAGCTGCGGATGGTGCGGATCCTGCGCAGCACCCTCATGGTGCGGGTGGGTGGGGGCTGGATCGCCCTGGACGAGTTCCTGGTGAAGAACGACCCCTGCAGAG TGAAGGGAAGGACCAACCTGAAGATCAACGAGAAGTACCTGTCCTCAGACGTCTTCGGAGCCGCCGCCAGGTGTGCCGGGAACCAGTCGGCCGCCTCCTCCAAAGTGCTGTCCCCGAGCCGCTCCAACTCCAGCCTCAGCCTCTACAGCAGCGCCTCGgcccccagcagccccctggCCAGGAAG TCGGTGCTGCGGAGGACGCGCTCCGGGGACCGGTGTCCGCGCTCCCGGGGCTCGGGACTGCCCGACGGAGCCGAGCTGCAGTTCAGCGCGGCTGaggagagcctggctgtggcaccGCCAG AGCCGCCCGAAGGGTCCCCTCCGGAGCGCTGCAGCCCCTGCCGCTGA